GGGAGTGCTCGCGCGTCGAGTCGAGGGAGTCGCGGCGCGAAATCTCGAGCTCGAGCGCCGTGACGTCCACCACGTGCCCGGCGCGCTCCAGGTCCCTGGCCCGGCGGCGCGCCCGCTCGGCAGGGCTTGCGACCAGGAAGATCTTGAGGTCAGCCCAGGGAAAGACCACCGTCCCGATGTCGCGCCCCTCGGCGACGACCCCGCCGGCACGGCCGATGGCCTGCTGCAGGGCGACCAGCTCCCTGCGCACGCCCGCCACCTTGGCCACCTCCGAGACGCGCCGGGTGACCTCGGGGGTGCGGATCGCCTCGGTCACGTCCTCGTCGTCGATGGCGACCCGATCGCCCTCGGCCCCCGGCGTGAAGGCGATCGCGCACCGCTTGGCCAGCTCGGTGAGGGCGGCCTCGTCGCCGAGGTCCAGGCCCGTGGCCAAGGCCTTCCAGGTGAGTGCCCGGTACATGGCACCGGTGTCCAGGAAGACCAGGCCGAGCTGCTGGGCCACGCGGCGCGCGACCGTGCTCTTGCCGGCACCCGCGGGGCCGTCGATGGCGATTACCAGGCGGTTCATCTAGAGACTCTCCTTAAAGGGGAAGGGCGCAGAGGGCGGCGTCGGGGCCGTGGGGATCCAGGATGACGTTGTCGATCAGGCGCGTGCTCCCCAGCTGGGCTGCCACCAGGGCCACCGTGCCGGGCCCCGCGGCGGTCGCGGGCCCGAGGTGCTCGGCGTCCACCGCCGAAAGGTACTGGAGCGAAAGGCGTGGCTCGGCCTCGAGGTAGGCGCGCGCCTGAGCGAGGGCCTCGGCGAGCGGGTGATCCGCAACGCGGCGCAAGAGAAGGCCGAGCGAGCGCGAGAGGCGAAGGGCCGCCACCCGGTCCTCGGCGCTCAGGTAGGTGTTGCGGCTGCTCATGGCCAGCCCGTCGGCTTCTCGCACGATCGCACCGCGCACGATCTCGGTGGGGAAGGCCAGATCCCGGGCCATCCGGCTGAGGACGCGCCACTGCTGGAAGTCCTTCTGGCCGAAGTAGGCCCGCTCGGGATTTACCAGATTCAGCAGCTTGGCCACGACCGTGGCGACGCCCGCGAAGTGGCCCGGACGCAAGGCCCCGCAGAGCACCCCGGTCAGCTCGGGCGCAACCGAGACCTCGGTGGCGAAGCCCGGCGGGTACATCTCCGCGACCGAGGGCGCGAAGAGCACGTCCACCCCGACCGCCTCGCACATGGCGCGATCCCGCGCGAAATCGCGCGGGTAGCGCGCGAGGTCCTCCCGGGGACCGAACTGCTTGGGGTTGACGAAGATCGAGGCGACCACGACCCCGCACTCGCGCCGGGCCTGGCGCATGAGGCTCATGTGGCCCTCGTGGAGAAAGCCCATGGTGGGAACGAAGCCGATGCCTCCTGCCGGGGCGCGAAGCGCCGCGCGCAACGCCGCGCCGGTTTCGACGATAAGCAAGCCGCAAGTCCTTTCAGTCAGAGCAAAGCCGCGTCAATTCTATCACCCCCGCCGCCAGGCGACCATAAGAGCCGGCTGGCGGGGGTGATGCCACCGCCAAACCCTTTCGCCGCCCCGGCCATTCGCGGCAGCGATCGCCCCTCGTAGGATCGGCCCTGTGCGAGGGGTCGGTGGTGCGTGGTAAGCCGGCCAAGCAAAGCATCTGAGGAGCGACGCGTGCGATGAGCGTGAGTGACTTCGATCTGCTGGGGTGCCCGGTGAGCGACTACGCCACCGGCAAGCTGCTCGGCCGCGTCAAGTGCGTGGTGCGCGAGGCCCCGAGCGCGGGCATCGCGAGGATCGCGCTCGAGTGCGCGAGCGAGGCCCAGGGCGCCGCGTGGGAGGAGCCGCTCGACGTGACGCTCCACCACGAGCCGCGCTCGCAGCACGACTACATGGTCGGGCAGTACGCGACGGTCAACCTCGCCGACGGTGACGGCCGCCCCATCGTCCAGGCGGGCGGCCTGATCACCCCGCAGGTGCTGGATCGCGCCCGCCGGGCGGGGCTGCTGCACCGCCTCGGCGCGACCTTCGCCAAGGATTAGGCCTTCTTGCCCAGGATGCTGTGGCGGAAGCCGTAGGAGAAGTAGCAGACCAGGCCGATGGTGAGCCAGATGCCGAAGCGGGTCCAGGTCTCGTGCGGCAGCTTGATCATCATGTAGCCGCACGACAGCACCGCCCCCACGGCGATTACCGGCAGCATGGGCGCGCGGAAGCCGCGCTTCCACTCGGGGTGCTTGACGCGCAGCACCCAGACCCCGATCGCCGCCATGATGAAGGCGAAGAGGGTCCCGATGTTGGCGAGCTCCGCCACCATCGAGATGGGGGTGAAGGCCGCCAGGGTCGCGATCGCCACCCCGGTCAGGATGGTGGTGACGTAGGGGGTGCCGAAGCGGGGGTGGACCTTGGCGAAGACCTTGGGAAGCAGGCCGTCGCGGGCCATGGCGAAGAAGATGCGGGGCTGCCCCATCATCAGCACGACCAGCACCGAGGTGATGCCCGTGACCGCCCCCACCGAGAGGAGGGCGGCCGCCCAGCCCTTGTTGACGTACTCGAGGGCGAAGGCCAGAGGCGCCGGGTCGTTGAGCAGCTTGGGGTAGAGCGACTGCGGAATGACGCCGGTGAAGATGGCGGCGATGACGATGTAGAACACGGTGCAGACGCCGAGCGAGGCGATCAGGCCGATCGGCAGGTCTCTCTGGGGGTTCTTGACCTCCTCGGAGACCGTCGAGATGGCGTCGAAGCCGATGTAGGCGAAGAAGATGGTCGCCGCCCCGGTCATGACCCCGTTGAAGCCCTTGGGCATGAAGGGGGTCCAGTTGCCCGGGTTGACGTGGCCGAGCATCAGGGCGATGAACAGCAACAGCACCAGCACCTTGAGGAAGACGAAGAAGGTGCTGACGTTGGCGCTCTCCTTGATCCCGCGGATCAAGAGCGCCATGACCGCCAGGGCGATCACGAAGGCCGGCACGTTCATCAGGGCTCCCGGGACCACGCCCGGGGCGTTGACGAAGGCCGCCGGCAGCTCGAGGCCGACGTTGTGGAGGATCTTGACGAAGTACCCTGACCACCCGATGGCGACCGCGCTGGAGGCCACCACGTACTCGAGGATCAAGGCCCAGCCGATGAGCCAGCCGAAGATCTCGCCGAACGCCGAGTAGGCGTAGGTGTAGGCGCTGCCAGAGGCCGGGATCATCGAGGCGAGCTCGGCGTAGGCGAGGGCCGCGAAGGCGCAGGCGATGCCCGCGATGATGAACGAGAGGATGATGCCGGGGCCGGCCCAGCGGGCCGCCGCGGTGCCGGTGATGACGAAGATGCCGGTCCCGATGATCGCCCCGATGCCGAGGGCGGTCAAATCGAGGGCGCCGAGCACCCGCTTGAGGCCGGAGTCGTGGAACTGGCCGACGGGCTTACGAACGAGTAACCGCCTCAGGATGGAGGGGGGGAGGCGGTCTTCGGTGTGGGTCACGCTCAATCACTTCTCCTCGTCGACGAGACGTTGGCGCCCCACGTGGACGCCGGCGGTCCAGGCTATCACAAGAGCGCCCGCGGCGCGAGATTCCTGCCACTATAGCAAAGCGATCGAAATCGCATCAAGACGTTCGAGCGGGATCAGGGCAAACCGATGCGAAAAGGATGGCCATCCCGCCGATGCCGCGACACCACCGCCCCCCTAGAATCGAAGCAAGCGAGACTTGACAGGGGGTGCGCCATGCCGCGAACCATCCACCTCACGCCCGGGCGCCGGAGGCTCAACGCCGTTCTGGCGCGCGCGGCCCTGGCCGGCGCCCTCTGCGGCGCGCTCGCCCCGGCCGCCACGGCCGCCCAGGCGAGCGGGTGGATCGAGCCGCCGCCGGTGGTCGCCTTCAGCGCCCTCGCGCGCGCCCAGAGCGACCTGGACATCCTCCAGGCCGCCATCGAGGCCTACCGAGGCCAGCACTTCTTCCGGTACCCCGAGGCCTCGACCCTCGTCGAGCTGGTGCGGCTGCTGGATGCGCGGCGGCTGCTGCCCCCGGGCTTTTCCCCCACCCTCGAACTGAGCGAGTTCCGGGCGGATCGCAAGGGCTACAGGATCAGCGCCCGGGTGGACGCCGAGGTCCTCACCATCCAGACCCCCGAGCGCTTCGACCCCTTCTGGTCGTTTCTCTGGTGACTAGAGCAGGCTGGTGATGCGGGCGCGCAGCTTGCGCATGCACTCCTGGCCCTGGTCGAAGCCGACCATGCGCGAGATGGCCATGCCCAGGCGATCCGAGAGGTCGACCATCTGGCCGAAGGTCACGTCCTCGAGGTCGGCGAGGCCCATCTCCCGGCAGGCCGAATCGACCAGGTTGTTGGCGACCTCGTAGCCCACGTACTCCATGACGATCAAGGAGAAGGAGTCGAAGCGGGTCCGCTGGATGGGAGCCGAGGCCAGGTCGGGGCCGTGGTCGGCGCTGTGGGCGACGGCCGCCCCCGTGTAGAGCAGGCTCTTGAGGGCGCCGCAGGTCTCCATCTCGCCGAGGCGCGACTCCGCGAAGAACTGGGCGAGCGTGAAGGAGCGCGGCAGCTTGCGCATCCAGTGGGGGATCCACTCGGGAGGGTCCTGGCGGTCCCACGTGAAGGCGTCCAGGGCGTCCTGGGTGTAGGAGACCGCGGTGGTCAGATCCGCGATGAGCCCCTTGTAGTGGTGGCACTCGTCCATGCGGCGCATGCCCTCGAGCAGGACCCAGTCCACCTGGCGCGAGATGTTGTGCTCGGGGATCTCGTCGGGGGCGCACTCGACGACCTTGAAGGTGCCGACCTTCCACCAGCAGATGATCCGGAACATGGCGTCCTCGCCGCGCAGGGCGTTGACCGCCGCGTACTTGAGGTTGCCGCCGACGAAGTACATCTCGGCGGCCTGGCCGATCTCGACCCGCGACAGCTCGAGCTTCGCCGTCTTCTGCTCCAGCTTGATGAGCTGCACCAGGTTGGGGAAGCTGATAGAGGCGATATTGCCTTCCAGCAACGTGAGGTTCGCCAAGAGTCGTTCCCTTTCCGCATCTGTTCAGAGGTGAGCCGCCCCATTATACCTCAAGAGCGACCGTCACTCGCCGGCGACCGCCTGCCGCCTGCGCCCACGGAGGGCCGCGACGAAGGGCACCCGCAGCGCGACCAACAGCCCCACGTAGCTCGCCAGGCCGAGCACCCCCAGGAGGGCCAGCTGCAAGAGCGCCCCCAGCTGGCCCTCGCCGGGCAGCACGACGCGCGCGATCGCCGTGACGGAAGTGGCCACGATCGCCGAGGCCAGGGCCTTGAGGGCGGTCGGGACGCTGGGCGAGAGGCCCAGCCGGCCGAGATCCTTGCGCAAGAGGCCGCCCAGGATCAGCATGTTCAGGACGGTCACGAGGGTCGTGGAGAGGGCGAGCCCCTTGATGCCGAAGCGGACGAAGTAGGAGTTCAGCAGGAAGTTGGTGCCGATGGAGACGAGGGTCACCATGAGCGGGACGCGGCTCTTGTTCTGGGCGTAGAACACCCGGGTGAACAGGTCGCGCGTGGCGTAGGCCACGATCGACAGGGCCACGATCGACAGCACGGTCGCGGTGGCGGCCGTGTCCCGGGCGCTGAACGCCCCGCGCTCGAAGGCCAGCCGCACCGCGCTCTCGCCCAGCACGACGAGCAGGCCCGTCATGGGAAGGGTCGTCAGCACGATGGTCTGGAGGCCCTTGTTGAGCCAGCCGTGCAGGCTCGCGCGATCGCCCGAAGCCGCCGCCTCGGTCAGCTTGGGGAACATGGGCACCAGCAGGGCCGTGAGCATGATCCCGAGCGGCAGCTGGATGAGCAGGTTGGAGTAGTTGAAGACGCTGATGGCCCCCGAGCCGACCTTCGAGCAGAAGGCCGTGCCGATGGCCACGTTGATCGAGCCCACCGAGCTCGAGAGGGCCGCAGGCAGGAGCATGCGCAGCATGTCGACGAAGGCCGGGTGGGTCAGCGGCGCCGGGCGCAGGGGCGCGCCCTCGGCGATCTCGCGCCAGTCGCGCACGACGGGCCACGCCTGCAAGAGGAGCTGGCCGACGGCCCCGGCGAGAGTCCCCCATGCGATCGCGAGCGGCGAGGAGGTCGCGAACACCAGCGCGATCACCGCCAGGCTCGAGACCATGGGCGAGAGGCTCGCGTTGGCGAACTTGCCGCGGACGTTGCTGACCCCGCACAGGGCGCCCACCAGGCCGCCGATCACGATCAGCGGGGCCATGATCCGCAGCTGGGTGACGGCCAGGGCGTGGGCCTCGCTCGACAGGCTCGGCCCGGTGACGGCGATGACCCAGGGCGCAAGGGCGAAGACCACCGCGGCGAAGAGCCCCGTCAAGGCCGCCGTGCCGAGGAGGATGGTGAGCAGCACCCCCGGGATCTCCTCGCGCTCGCCCCGGGTCTCGAGGCGGGTCACCGCCCCCATGGTCGCAAGGTGGAAGGGACCGTTGAGGCCGCCCAGCATGATGAGGAAGAGAGCGGGCAGGATGTAGGCGACGGTGTTGGCGTCCTTGACCATCCCCGCCCCGTAGGCGCCGGCGACCACGCTCTCGCGAAGGAAGCCCGCCCCCTTGCTCACGAGGAGCAGGGCGGCCATCACGCCGCTGGCGCGGGCGAGCTTAGAGGCCACGACGCCCCTCGAGGTCGGCGAGGATCCACTCCACCGCCGAGAGCAGGGTGGGCGCCACGAAATCGGGCTCGACCTTCCACTGGTACTCGCCCGAAAGCACCCGCTCGCCGTAGCCCGAGGTCAAGAGCACCGTTCGGCAGCCCGCGTTCTGGCCGAGCTCGACGTCGGTGGCCTTGTCTCCCACCACGTAGGAGATCGCGCGGTCGACGTCGTGCTTGGCGCAGGCCTCGTCGACCATCTGGGTCTCGGGCTTGCGGCACTTGCAGACCCGGGTGTAGCGGAGATCGGTGCCGTCCGGCAGGTGCGGGCAGTAGTAGATGTCGTCGAGGAAGGCCCCCTCCTCGAGCAGGAGGTCCGTCAGGCGCTGGTGGAGGACGTGGATGTGGCTCTCGGGGTAGTAGCCGCGGGCGGGCCCCGACTGGTTGGTGGTCAGGATCGCGAGCACGCCGGCCTCGTTGAGGCGGCGGACGGCCTCGCCGGCCCCGGGGATGAGGTTGAGGTTGTGGGCCTCGTGGATGTAGCCGACTTCTTCGTTGATCGTGCCGTCACGATCGAGGAACACCGCAGCGCGCTTCACCTTGGGGCCGCTCCTTTGCACTTGAGGTCGCATGGACTCTGACGTTGGCGGGACAGACTCCCATTATAGCCCAGGCGTGGCGGGCGCGGCGAGGTGGGGCGCTCTCCCGGCGCCGAACGCATGCTAGACTGTCTGATCCCCCTTCGTTCCCGCTTCGCCCCCCCATCCACGGAGGCCCCATGCGCACCGACCGGATCCTCGCCTTCTTCCTGATCGCAGCATGCCTGCTTGCGGCCGTCGCCGGCTGGTGGCGCGCCCCGCGCGAGCGGATCGGCACCGGCCTGGTGATGGACGGCGCCGGCGGCGCCCAGGTCGCCATCATCGACGTGTACGGCACGATCGCGGACGGAGCGCCGGACGACGGGCTGTTCGGCAGCCGCGGCGCCTCGGCCACCCGCCTGATCAAGGCGATCCGCGCCGCCGAGAAGGACAAGGTCAAGGCCATCCTGCTGCGGGTCAACTCGCCCGGCGGCACGGCCGCGGCCTCCCAGATGGTGTACGAGGAGCTGATGCGCCTGCGCAAGAAGGGCACCATCAAGATCGTCACCGGCATGGGGGACGTTGCGGCCTCGGGCGGCTACTACATCGCCGCGGCCTCGGACCACATCGTGGCCAACCCCGCCACCACCACGGGCTCGATCGGGGTGATCCTGCACATCCAGAACCTCCAGAAGCTCTTCGACAAGATCGGCATCGGCGAGACCACCATCCAGAGCGGCCCGCGCAAGGACATCCTCTCGCCCTTCCGGGCGATGCGCCCCGACGAGCGCGCGCTCCTGCAGGCCCTGGTCAACGACACCTACCAGCAGTTCCTCGACGCGGTGAGCGCCGGGCGCAAGCTGCCCATCGAGAAGCTCAAGCCCCTCGCCGACGGCCGGGTGTTCACCGGCAACCAGGCCTCCAGGGTCGGGCTGGTGGACAGCCTGGGCAACTACCAGGACGCCCTCACGAAGGCCGCGAGCCTCTCGGGCATCAAGGGCGAGCCCAGGACCCGCAACTACACGAGCGGCACCCTCTTCGAGGACGTCTTCCCCAGGTTCGAGAGCAAGCTTCCCGGCTGGGCGGCGGGCCTCATCGCCCCCGACCCCAAGGCCAGCTGGAACAAGATCCCCCTCACCCTGATGGAGTAGGGCCATGCTCGAATCGGTCTACCAGACGATCTTCCGCCCCCGCTCGCCGCTGCTCCCGCTCTCGGGCGCGGGCGCGTGGGCGCTGTTCCTCATCATCAGCGTCTTCGAGGCGCTCGGTATCGCGGGTGACGTCGGCGCGCGGGGCACGGGCGCGGTCTTCCTGACGCTCGGTCTCTTCGCAATCAACGTGCTGGGCTGGTTCTGGCTGTCGTCGGCCGCGTCCCTGCTCGCCGAGCTGATGGGCGGGGAGGGCAGCGGCGAGCGCACCATGCGGACGCTCGCGGCCGCCCTGGCCCCGGCGATCCTGAGCGCCCCGCTGCATGCGATCGCGCCGCGCTTCGATCGCCTCTCGGCGCTCTTGTCCTTCGCCCTCGCGCTGTGGGTGGTCGTGAACCTGGTGCGGGCCATCGCCCAGGCGCACGGCTTCGGCAGGAGCCGCGCCGCCCTGTGCCTCGTCGGCGCGACGGGCATGGCCGCGCTCGGGCTCGGCGCCCTCGTGGGGATGCCGATCGTGGCGATCGCCCTGCTCATCGGCCCTTGAGGCCCCGACCTCACGACCGATCATGCAGCGGACTCCCCGCCCCCGGGTGGGGCGGGGTCAGGGGCGGGGGAATCTCAACCGTTGCGAGTCTCAGTTCCCCAGGGAGCGGTACGCCTGGAGCGTGTTGCGCAGCAGCACCGCGATGGTCATGGGCCCCACCCCGCCGGGCACCGGCGTCAGGTAAGCCGCCACCTCCTGGACCCCCTCGAAGTCCACGTCGCCCACCAGGCGACCGTCCGAGAGGCGGTTGATCCCCACGTCGATCACGACGGCCCCGGGCTTGATCATCTCGGCGGTGATGAACCGGGGCCGCCCCACTGCCGCCACCACCACGTCGGCGCGGCGCAGGACCGCGGCAAGGTCCCGCGTGCGGCTGTGGCAGAGGGTCACGGTGGCGTCGGCGTTGGTGAAGAGGGTCGCGACCGGCCGCCCCACGATGGTCGAGCGGCCGACGACCGCGACCTCAAGGCCGGCGATCGCGATCCCCTCGCGCCGCAAGAGCTCGATCACCCCCGCCGCAGTGGCGGGCACCATGGTCGGCGCCCCCTGGACGAGGCGGCCGGCGTTGTAGGGGTGGAAGCCGTCCACGTCCTTCAGGGGATCGATGGCCTCGAGGATCCGGCGCTCGTCGATCGCCTTGGGCAAGGGCAGCTGCACCAGGATGCCGTGGACCGCCGGGTCCGCGTTGAGGCGCGCGATCTCCGCGAGCAGCGTCGCCTCGGTGGTCTCGGCCGGCAAGACCACGCTGTGGCTGGCGATGCCGACGCGATCGCAGGCGCGGCCCTTGTTGCGGACATAGACGGCCGAGGCGGGGTCCTCCCCCACCACCACCACCGCGAGGCATGGCTTGAGGCCGCGATTGGCGTCGATGGCTTCGACCGCCTCGCGGACCTCGGCCTCGATGGCCGTCGCGATGCCCTTCCCGTCGATGATGCGTGCGCGCTGAGTCATGGGTTCCCCTTGCATGTTGCTTTCCGGCCCCGGGGGGCGAAACGAAGCTAGTAGCCCTTCGGCCGCTTGGCCGACATCTTGGCCATGAAGCGCTCCGCCTCGACGATGAAGCGCTCGTGGGTGCCCTCGGCGATCTTCTCGCGCTCGTCGTAGGCGGCCACCTTGAACTCGAGGCGGCGGCCGGACACCTTCACGAGCACCGCCTCGGCCTGGACGTTGTGGCCGATGGGCGTCGCCGCCAGGTGGCGCAGGGAGATCCCCGTGCCGACGGTGGTCATGCCGGGGGGCAGGTACGAGGAGACCGCGTTGGCCGCCGCCTGCTCGACCAGGCTCACGACCGCGGGCGTCGCCAGGACCGGGAGCGCCCCCGAGCCCATGGCCACCGCCGTGTTGCCGGCGCTCACCACGCTCGGTGCGTGGCCCAGGGCCCCCACCAGATGATCGAGTTCTACCATCTCTTGCGATTGCCTCTTGCTGCTCGGGTGCAGGTGCCGACGTGCCGGGATGGCCGGAGCACAAGCTCGCTTTGCGCTTTGAATTGTACCATGGGGCCGATCGAGGGACAGGATCCGGCCTCAAGATGATGCGACGGATCCGTGTTAACATGAGCTCGCTTTTCCGCCGGCACCGGTCACCGCGAAACGTGAGGAGTACGCCCGATGGACAACGTCTACCTGAACCGCGACGATTCGCCGCTCAGCTCCAGCGACTGGGAGCGCATCGACAACACCGTCGTCGAGGTGGCGCGGCGCCAGCTCGTCGGTCGTCGCTTCCTTCACGTCTTCGGCCCCCTGGGCGCGGGCGTCCAGGACGTCGACTACGACCTGTTCACGGGCACGGGCCAGGCGCAGGTGGCCGTCTTCGGGGAGACCGAGACCAGCATGGTCCGGGCCAAGCGCCGCGTCCACGAGAACATCCCCATCGTCTACAAGGACTTCATGCTCTACTGGCGCGACCTCGAGACCTCGCGGCAGCTCAACAGCCCCCTGGACGTCAGCGCCGCGGCCGCGGCCGCCTCGATCGTCGCCCAGAAGGAGGACTACCTGATCTTCAACGGCGACGCGGAGTGCGGCTACGAGGGCCTGGTCAACGCCTCGGGCCGCAACGCCATCCCGGCGCGAGACTGGGGCGAGGCGGGCACCGGCTTCCAGGACGTGGTCGACGCCCGGGCCAAGCTGCTCGAGGCCGGCTTCAGCGGCCCCTACGCCGTCATCGTCAACCCCGTCTGGTACTCCCAGCTGCACCGGGTCTACGCCAACTCGGGCGTGCTCGAGATCAACCACATCCGCGAGCTGGCGACCGGCGGCGTGTTCCAGACGCCCGCCCTCAAGGAGGGGCAGGGCCTCATCATCTCGACCGGCATCCAGAACTTCGACCTGGCGGTCGGCCAGGACCTCGTGACCGCCTACCTTGGCGTCGAGAGGATGAACTACCCCTTCCGTGTCTTCGAGAGCATGGTGCTGCGCCTCAAGCGCCCCGGTGCCATCTGCACCTTCGAGACCGGGGCAAGGGCGTAACCCATGGCCGGAGTCCGCGATCTGGCCGTCATCCGGCTCGCGCTGGTGCGCGAGCTGGAGACCATCAACCACTACCAGGAGCTCCACGACCAGGCGAGTGATCCGGCGGTCAGGACCCTCATGCTCCACCTCATGGAAGAGGAGAAGGAGCACGTGGCCGAGCTGACCGCCCTCTTGCGCGCCCTGGACGCCGAGCAGGACCGGTACTTTCGCGAGGGGCACGGCGCCGCACTAGGCACCGGCGACGTGGGCGCGCTGGCCCACAAGCCCGCGCCGCAGTCCCTGCGTACCGGCCTCACCGTCGGCAGCCTGCTCGGCCAGCCGATCGCCTGACAGGCTTCTACCTCGAACGAAGGGGGCCCGGCGCGCGCCGGGCCCCCTTCGTCGTGAAAAAGGCGCTATGCGTCGCGGCCCTTGCCGGCGAAGTTCATGAAGCCCTGCAAGAGGTCGATGGGCAGCGGGAAGATGATGGTCGAGTTCTTCTCGGCCGAGATCTCGGTGAGGGTCTGCAGGTAGCGCAGCTGGAGGCTGGTGGGCTCGCTGGCGATGATCTTGGCGGCCTCGGCGAGGGTCTGGGAGGCCTGCAGCTCGCCCTCGGCGTGGATGATCTTGGCGCGCTTCTCGCGCTCGGCCTCGGCCTGGCGGGCCATGGCGCGCTGCATGGACTGGGGCAGCTCGACATCCTTGATCTCGACGGCGCTGACCTTGATGCCCCAGGGCTCGGTGCCGTCGTCGATGATCTGCTGGAGGCGCAGGTTGATCTTCTCGCGCTCGGCCAACAGCTCGTCCAGGGCGAACTGGCCGAGCACGTTCCTGAGCGTCGTCTGGGCGATCTGGAGGGTGGCGGTGCCGAAGTCGAAGATCTTGGTGACCGCGTCGGTCGGGGTCATGACCCGGAAGTAGACCACCGCGCCGACCTTGATGGTCACGTTGTCGCGGGTGATGACCTCCTGGGTGGGCAGATCGAGGGTCAGGGTGCGCAGGTCCACCTTGACCATGCGATCGAGCAGGGGGATGAGGAGGATCAGGCCCGGGCCCTTGGCGCCGACCAGGCGCCCGAGGCGGAAGACGACGCCCCGCTCGTACTCCTGGACGACCTTGATGGCCGAGGAGAGGATGACGACGGCCAGGACGACCAGAAAGCCGAAGCTCGAGAAGAGGTTAATCATTTGACGGAGCCTCCTGCGGCAGTGATGCTGGGTTGACGGAGGTGGGGACGACGAAAAGGGTCAGGTGCTCGACGCGCCGGATCTCGACCGCGGCGCCGACCGGCACCGGGCCCTCGAGCGAGACCGCGCGCCACAGCTCGCCGTTGACGAAGACCTGGCCCTCGGGTTCAAGCGGCGTGCGGACCCGGGCGATCGCGCCCACCATGCCGGCCTTGCCGGTGGTGACCCTGCGGCGCTGGGCCCTGACGGCCATGGTGACCAGGGCTGCGATCGCGCAGCCGCTCAGCAGAGCGATCCCGGCGATCGCGCCGCGCGAGACCTCGAAGCCCGGCGTCCCCGGGCTCACGAGCATCAGCGCCCCGAGCACCAGCGAGACGACCCCGCCGACGGCCAGCGCCCCGAAGCTGGGCACGAACAGCTCGGCGACGAAGAGCAGGAAGGCGAAGGCGATGAGGGCCACCCCCGCCGCGTTGATGGGCAGGGTGCCCAGGGCGTAGAAGGCCAAGAGCAGGCAGATCCCGCCGATCACGCCGGGCAGGATGAGGCCCGGGTTCGACAGCTCGAGGAAGAGGCCCAGCATCCCCAGGTTCAAGAACAACAGGGCGATGGTCGGGTCGCTGATGGCCTGCAAGAAGCGCTCGAGCGGCCCCATCTCGAGCGCCACCACCTGGGCCTGCCGGGTGTGGAGCGCGACAAACTGGCCGCCGACCTTGACCGTGCGGCCGTCGATGCGATCGAGCAGAGCCGGCACGTCGGGGGCGACCAGGTCCACCACGCGCTCTTTGACGGCCTCGCTGGACTCCAGGCTGACGGCCTGGCGCACCGCCTTCTCGGCCCAATCGGCGTTGCGGCCCCGGGACCTGGCGATGCCCCGGATGTAGGCCGCCGCGTCGTTGGTGACCTTGGCCTTCATGGTGCCCTTGATCTCCTCGCCGCCGGAAGCGACCGGCGAGGCGGCCCCGATGGCC
This sequence is a window from Pantanalinema sp.. Protein-coding genes within it:
- the cmk gene encoding (d)CMP kinase; this encodes MNRLVIAIDGPAGAGKSTVARRVAQQLGLVFLDTGAMYRALTWKALATGLDLGDEAALTELAKRCAIAFTPGAEGDRVAIDDEDVTEAIRTPEVTRRVSEVAKVAGVRRELVALQQAIGRAGGVVAEGRDIGTVVFPWADLKIFLVASPAERARRRARDLERAGHVVDVTALELEISRRDSLDSTREHSPLKPAEDAILLDSDGLSADEVVAAIVARAGTGVGR
- the panC gene encoding pantoate--beta-alanine ligase produces the protein MLIVETGAALRAALRAPAGGIGFVPTMGFLHEGHMSLMRQARRECGVVVASIFVNPKQFGPREDLARYPRDFARDRAMCEAVGVDVLFAPSVAEMYPPGFATEVSVAPELTGVLCGALRPGHFAGVATVVAKLLNLVNPERAYFGQKDFQQWRVLSRMARDLAFPTEIVRGAIVREADGLAMSSRNTYLSAEDRVAALRLSRSLGLLLRRVADHPLAEALAQARAYLEAEPRLSLQYLSAVDAEHLGPATAAGPGTVALVAAQLGSTRLIDNVILDPHGPDAALCALPL
- a CDS encoding amino acid permease is translated as MTHTEDRLPPSILRRLLVRKPVGQFHDSGLKRVLGALDLTALGIGAIIGTGIFVITGTAAARWAGPGIILSFIIAGIACAFAALAYAELASMIPASGSAYTYAYSAFGEIFGWLIGWALILEYVVASSAVAIGWSGYFVKILHNVGLELPAAFVNAPGVVPGALMNVPAFVIALAVMALLIRGIKESANVSTFFVFLKVLVLLLFIALMLGHVNPGNWTPFMPKGFNGVMTGAATIFFAYIGFDAISTVSEEVKNPQRDLPIGLIASLGVCTVFYIVIAAIFTGVIPQSLYPKLLNDPAPLAFALEYVNKGWAAALLSVGAVTGITSVLVVLMMGQPRIFFAMARDGLLPKVFAKVHPRFGTPYVTTILTGVAIATLAAFTPISMVAELANIGTLFAFIMAAIGVWVLRVKHPEWKRGFRAPMLPVIAVGAVLSCGYMMIKLPHETWTRFGIWLTIGLVCYFSYGFRHSILGKKA
- a CDS encoding DUF4388 domain-containing protein, coding for MANLTLLEGNIASISFPNLVQLIKLEQKTAKLELSRVEIGQAAEMYFVGGNLKYAAVNALRGEDAMFRIICWWKVGTFKVVECAPDEIPEHNISRQVDWVLLEGMRRMDECHHYKGLIADLTTAVSYTQDALDAFTWDRQDPPEWIPHWMRKLPRSFTLAQFFAESRLGEMETCGALKSLLYTGAAVAHSADHGPDLASAPIQRTRFDSFSLIVMEYVGYEVANNLVDSACREMGLADLEDVTFGQMVDLSDRLGMAISRMVGFDQGQECMRKLRARITSLL
- the murJ gene encoding murein biosynthesis integral membrane protein MurJ, which produces MASKLARASGVMAALLLVSKGAGFLRESVVAGAYGAGMVKDANTVAYILPALFLIMLGGLNGPFHLATMGAVTRLETRGEREEIPGVLLTILLGTAALTGLFAAVVFALAPWVIAVTGPSLSSEAHALAVTQLRIMAPLIVIGGLVGALCGVSNVRGKFANASLSPMVSSLAVIALVFATSSPLAIAWGTLAGAVGQLLLQAWPVVRDWREIAEGAPLRPAPLTHPAFVDMLRMLLPAALSSSVGSINVAIGTAFCSKVGSGAISVFNYSNLLIQLPLGIMLTALLVPMFPKLTEAAASGDRASLHGWLNKGLQTIVLTTLPMTGLLVVLGESAVRLAFERGAFSARDTAATATVLSIVALSIVAYATRDLFTRVFYAQNKSRVPLMVTLVSIGTNFLLNSYFVRFGIKGLALSTTLVTVLNMLILGGLLRKDLGRLGLSPSVPTALKALASAIVATSVTAIARVVLPGEGQLGALLQLALLGVLGLASYVGLLVALRVPFVAALRGRRRQAVAGE
- a CDS encoding HAD family hydrolase — its product is MKRAAVFLDRDGTINEEVGYIHEAHNLNLIPGAGEAVRRLNEAGVLAILTTNQSGPARGYYPESHIHVLHQRLTDLLLEEGAFLDDIYYCPHLPDGTDLRYTRVCKCRKPETQMVDEACAKHDVDRAISYVVGDKATDVELGQNAGCRTVLLTSGYGERVLSGEYQWKVEPDFVAPTLLSAVEWILADLEGRRGL
- the sppA gene encoding signal peptide peptidase SppA — encoded protein: MRTDRILAFFLIAACLLAAVAGWWRAPRERIGTGLVMDGAGGAQVAIIDVYGTIADGAPDDGLFGSRGASATRLIKAIRAAEKDKVKAILLRVNSPGGTAAASQMVYEELMRLRKKGTIKIVTGMGDVAASGGYYIAAASDHIVANPATTTGSIGVILHIQNLQKLFDKIGIGETTIQSGPRKDILSPFRAMRPDERALLQALVNDTYQQFLDAVSAGRKLPIEKLKPLADGRVFTGNQASRVGLVDSLGNYQDALTKAASLSGIKGEPRTRNYTSGTLFEDVFPRFESKLPGWAAGLIAPDPKASWNKIPLTLME